ATAAGGGAACCTAACTTAGCAGACTTTCCGTCCTTTGCAGAACAGTAGGTTTGCACTATTTCTTGTCCTGTTGGAAAGGTCATAAAATACATTGCAATATAACCGATTATAGTTGGAAGCCCTACCTTAGTCATACTGACAAGATCAAGACTATTACCTGAACTGTCACTAACTGTTCTGGCATGTTCAAATAGTGCTGAGAAACCACCAATGGCACTGTTATTAACAATAATAAACATTGCACTTGTCATTCCAATCGTTATAAATAAAACGTGCATGATGTTTGCTGCTGTAACAGACTTGAAACCTCCTACCATTGTGTAGACAATAACAACTACTGTAGTAATTATAGCAGCTATTCTAAATTCAATTCCCGTAACAGAGTTAATAATTGAAGAAGTAGCTATTATTTGTGCACCAGTAGCCATAAATAAAGCTGTAATGGAGGTAATTGCAGTAAATATATGTGATGATTTGCCATATCTTTTGCTGATTATTTCAGGGACAGTACTGGCCTGTGCTTTTCTAAAATAAGGAGCAATAAAGGAAACCAAAATAAAGCCTATACCTGCTGCAATAACGTACCAGCTTGCAGATAATCCATATTTATAAACATTGGTAGCAATACCTGTGGTACTTGCACCACCTGTGTTAGCAGCAAATAGTGTACCTGCAAGCACTATAGGCCCTAAAGATTTACTTGCCATAAGGAAATCATCATTACTTTGTTTTTCAGTCTTACTCTTTTGACGGTTTGATGCAATAAGACCAATGGCAACGGTGGCAGCCATGTATAACAAAATTATTACCAATGTCGTAATCTGGGTACTGGACATATCGATCCCTCCTAGTTATTCTCTTTTTTAGTTTTATTTAAGTAATGCCTTCATAACTCCGTAATAGCACTGTGTTACTGAAGTTAACTGTTTAATTTCAATATACTCATTTACTGTATGGGCAAGATTTTCTTTTGAAGGTCCTATACCAAGAGTCTTAATATTAGCTTCTCCTGCATAGTGACTTCCATTAGTGCAGAAATTATATTGAGTAATGGAAGGATTAAAGCCCATAGCTTTTATTTCCCCGTAAACAGCTTGAACAAATTCTTCTTTTTCATCATAGAGCCAACCTGGGAAAAATCTCTCCCCCTCAATTACATTGCCGGTGTAGCACATTTCCTTTCCTATGGAATAAGAAGCCTTAACCTTAAGCTGAGGATCCTTTTTCATCATTTCTTCAAGAAGCTCTGTTATAGGTGCCAATACACTTTCCTTCGTTTCTCCTACTAAAAGTCTTCTGTCATAGGTAGCTCTACAGTACTCAGGTACTACCGAAGCTCCAGGATAAGGGCTTGACTTAATATCCGTAAGCTCTAAAATACCATCCCCTAAAACCTCATGGTGTGTTGGCTTTAAGGTTCTTATAGCTTCGATTACCTGAGCCATCTTATATACAGCATTGATACCCTTTTCAGGATTTGCCGAATGACAGGGCTTTCCAAAGGTTTCTATTATTATTTCTCCTCTACCCCTCTGTCCGATTTTAATGTTAAGCTCGGAGGCTTCACCTATAACTACATAGTCAGGCTTTACTCTTTCACTTATGGACCTTGCGGCAATACCTTCAAAGCATTCCTCATGAACCACTCCCGCTACATAAATATCTCCGGCAAAATCTTTATTACAGTCCTCTGCAAAGTTTGCTGCAGCACAAACCATTGCAGCCACGGCCCCCTTCATGTCTGAGGCGCCTCTTCCATAAATTTTTTCATCGTGAATTTCTCCTCCAAAGGGTGGATAAATCCATTCATTTGGGTTTGTTACCGGAACTGTATCTATGTGACCATCAAAGAGTATTTTTTTGCCAGGCTTGTTTCCTTTTATATGTCCTATGATGTTTCCATAGCCATCTATTATTATGTCATCAAAGCCTAAGGCCTGAAAATTTCTTTTTAATGCCTCAGCAACCTCATCCTCCTGTCCTGAGTAACTTTCAGCTCTTATAAGTTCCTGACATAAAGCTATAACCTTTTCTTCTCTTTCTTTACTCAACATTTACCTCACCTCTTAATAGTTATTTTTTCTCCTAGCTTGAGTATTTCCCATTCCAAACAATATCTCTGTAATTTTCTTTATCTGTATCACCTTCTGTACTCATAAATAGCACCCTTGAGTTTTCATCTAACTTAAGCTTTTCCCTCATCCAAGTCAGATTATTGTTGGTCATTATTTCAGCTACACATCCTAATGGAGCAGCTCCACTTTCACCAGAAATAATCCTTTCATCCCCTTGGGGTGGATTTCCTAAAATTCTCATGCCTTTTGCAGCTGTATAGTCGGGACAGGATATAAAGTTATCGGCATAATCCTTAAGAATGTTCCAGCCTATGGTACATGGCTCACCACAGGCAAGACCTGCCATTATAGTATCCATATCACCTGTTACAAACCGTAACTCTCCGTCATTGG
Above is a window of Natronincola ferrireducens DNA encoding:
- a CDS encoding sodium:solute symporter family protein, giving the protein MSSTQITTLVIILLYMAATVAIGLIASNRQKSKTEKQSNDDFLMASKSLGPIVLAGTLFAANTGGASTTGIATNVYKYGLSASWYVIAAGIGFILVSFIAPYFRKAQASTVPEIISKRYGKSSHIFTAITSITALFMATGAQIIATSSIINSVTGIEFRIAAIITTVVVIVYTMVGGFKSVTAANIMHVLFITIGMTSAMFIIVNNSAIGGFSALFEHARTVSDSSGNSLDLVSMTKVGLPTIIGYIAMYFMTFPTGQEIVQTYCSAKDGKSAKLGSLIAGALSAVYAIVPALIGLVAYAFIDGFAAGGPQKNALAEATITFAPPVVAGIVLAAIVAATMSSASGNMIGTATMFTNDIFRPYINKGVKDDNKEVWISRVTMVVVGGVGLMVALTASNIISVMMGAFALRSAGPFAAFICGIFYKNVTKRAGFISIVTGTIVAAIWIYGLNTPWGLSAMVPGGIIAFAAIFFVSALDRKMGIEPAPEIEFSESV
- a CDS encoding YgeY family selenium metabolism-linked hydrolase translates to MLSKEREEKVIALCQELIRAESYSGQEDEVAEALKRNFQALGFDDIIIDGYGNIIGHIKGNKPGKKILFDGHIDTVPVTNPNEWIYPPFGGEIHDEKIYGRGASDMKGAVAAMVCAAANFAEDCNKDFAGDIYVAGVVHEECFEGIAARSISERVKPDYVVIGEASELNIKIGQRGRGEIIIETFGKPCHSANPEKGINAVYKMAQVIEAIRTLKPTHHEVLGDGILELTDIKSSPYPGASVVPEYCRATYDRRLLVGETKESVLAPITELLEEMMKKDPQLKVKASYSIGKEMCYTGNVIEGERFFPGWLYDEKEEFVQAVYGEIKAMGFNPSITQYNFCTNGSHYAGEANIKTLGIGPSKENLAHTVNEYIEIKQLTSVTQCYYGVMKALLK